Proteins from a single region of Oikeobacillus pervagus:
- a CDS encoding DMT family transporter, translating into MKKPSPYFLLVLATILWGGNFVIGRAVSNQLPPYTLSFLRWCTALIIFIPFVWNPLKQEWKTIKERWPVVLFMALTGVAGFNTLVYIALHHTTSINASLVNSSTPIIIFIFSFVFFKEHLNRNQMLGTILSLGGVVFILSKGSFDNILSLSFNKGDLLMIVAVVCWSVYSIMIKKYSNILPNYSTFFVTIILGIIMLFPFFMGEVLDPHTYFVWSFSSFFAVLYIGTFASIVAFIAWNTAVSEIGANRAGIFLNFIPVFASIFAIIFIGESLAWYQLLGGLFVILGVYLSTQVSKKVKKNQFSPKEAS; encoded by the coding sequence ATGAAAAAGCCCTCTCCCTATTTCCTACTTGTATTAGCAACGATCTTGTGGGGGGGAAACTTTGTAATTGGACGTGCTGTTTCAAATCAATTACCACCTTACACTCTTTCTTTCCTTCGTTGGTGTACGGCATTGATTATTTTTATTCCATTTGTTTGGAATCCGCTAAAACAAGAATGGAAAACGATTAAAGAAAGATGGCCAGTCGTTTTGTTCATGGCATTAACGGGTGTCGCGGGGTTTAATACATTAGTGTACATTGCTTTGCATCATACGACATCAATTAATGCTTCCCTCGTGAACTCATCTACACCCATCATTATTTTTATTTTCTCCTTTGTCTTCTTTAAGGAGCATTTGAACAGAAATCAAATGTTGGGTACGATTCTTTCATTAGGTGGGGTAGTTTTTATTCTTTCTAAAGGTTCGTTTGATAATATTCTCTCTCTTTCGTTTAATAAAGGCGATTTATTAATGATTGTTGCGGTTGTTTGCTGGAGTGTATATTCCATTATGATTAAAAAGTATTCCAATATTTTACCTAATTATTCGACATTTTTTGTGACAATCATTCTTGGAATTATCATGTTATTCCCATTTTTTATGGGTGAAGTATTAGATCCACATACATATTTCGTTTGGTCTTTTTCTTCTTTTTTTGCCGTTCTTTATATCGGTACCTTTGCTTCTATTGTTGCATTCATTGCATGGAATACAGCTGTCAGTGAAATCGGAGCGAATAGGGCAGGAATATTCCTTAACTTTATCCCGGTTTTTGCATCTATCTTTGCCATTATTTTTATCGGGGAAAGTTTGGCTTGGTACCAACTACTTGGTGGTTTATTTGTTATTTTAGGAGTGTATCTATCTACACAGGTATCCAAAAAGGTGAAGAAAAATCAATTTTCTCCAAAAGAAGCATCATAA